One genomic window of Actinoalloteichus hoggarensis includes the following:
- a CDS encoding lantibiotic dehydratase C-terminal domain-containing protein — protein sequence MADETSEQLTVNVPWAVQEDLLLDVAAPLLDTSVELGESASWFYLRENQRGNAYLRLVVRTRSPSVLPRLKAHIVEQVGTAARSDEVFRFHDYNYEHSWLGGPGGVDMMHSFWAETTPLALESLRATRGDTTRRLALAFDLLVANGALLAPRLPGRLGEMGFRAGYVSYLATFEGYLLLIRDPESARARYARRFELNRDLLRARTREIIEVMDEPVPDFDRLPNLAARWVRTMNGYLPAIQEGFDEGRLFLYANPRNKELARLAPSPDGLYRRPDVPWLADAPVPPVAGIHRAIADNPYFQGMIREDRRFLASRLAQGYTNWHLYRLGFTLADRYTLFYLVARSFEEEFDLDAVALIRSVKPEPESAR from the coding sequence ATGGCTGACGAGACCAGTGAACAGCTGACCGTCAACGTCCCCTGGGCGGTGCAGGAAGATCTGCTGCTCGACGTCGCGGCGCCGTTGCTCGACACGTCGGTCGAACTCGGCGAGTCGGCGTCGTGGTTCTATCTTCGGGAGAATCAACGGGGTAACGCCTATCTGCGGCTGGTCGTCCGCACTCGGAGCCCTTCGGTGTTACCGAGACTCAAGGCACACATCGTCGAACAGGTCGGCACCGCGGCGAGGTCGGACGAGGTCTTCCGGTTCCACGACTACAACTACGAGCACAGTTGGCTGGGCGGTCCCGGCGGCGTGGACATGATGCATTCGTTCTGGGCTGAGACGACCCCGCTCGCACTGGAGTCGCTCCGAGCGACCCGGGGTGACACGACACGTCGGCTGGCGCTGGCCTTCGACCTGCTCGTCGCCAACGGCGCGCTGCTGGCTCCTCGGCTGCCTGGACGGCTGGGTGAGATGGGGTTCCGAGCGGGGTATGTGTCCTACCTCGCCACCTTCGAGGGCTATCTGCTGCTCATTCGTGACCCCGAGTCGGCACGGGCCAGGTACGCCAGGAGATTCGAGCTCAATCGCGACCTGCTCCGCGCACGGACGCGGGAGATCATCGAGGTGATGGACGAGCCGGTTCCCGACTTCGACCGGCTGCCGAACCTGGCCGCCCGGTGGGTGCGGACGATGAACGGCTACCTGCCCGCGATCCAGGAGGGCTTCGACGAGGGCCGGCTGTTCCTCTACGCCAATCCCCGCAACAAGGAGCTGGCCAGGCTCGCGCCGTCGCCGGACGGCCTCTACCGACGGCCCGACGTGCCGTGGCTCGCCGATGCTCCCGTACCACCCGTCGCCGGAATCCACCGCGCCATCGCAGACAACCCTTATTTCCAGGGAATGATCCGAGAGGACCGACGGTTCCTCGCATCACGCCTCGCGCAGGGATACACGAACTGGCATCTTTACCGTCTGGGTTTCACCCTCGCTGACCGGTACACGCTGTTCTATCTGGTGGCACGCAGTTTCGAAGAGGAGTTCGACCTCGACGCCGTCGCGTTGATCCGGTCGGTCAAGCCCGAACCCGAGTCGGCGCGATGA